The Epinephelus lanceolatus isolate andai-2023 chromosome 13, ASM4190304v1, whole genome shotgun sequence genomic interval CTAATTTAATTAACTGGCtattgtgttttcctttttggaAATGGTGCCCCGCAAGTTGATTGACAATTAATAATTGTTAATGggttttttaataattattaattatttctgatagccaTTTTAACACTTTGAACCAAAAGTTCCCAATAACCATAATGGAACAACttctgtatgtttgtttgtatcACAGATTTCATCAGCTTCCCAGTGGTCAGTCTGCCcagcagcatcaaacacacctggactcCATATTTATGGTGTGTGAATGTAAAAGCTCATTAGCTAATTACAGCAGCCACAAAACTAAATACTGAACTATCATCCTGATCCAGTCTCTATGTTGCAGACTTTCTGTGTCACAGATTATCTAATGATATGTTTTATCAGTTAAAAATCCTTTTTATTCTGttccagctgctggaggagaacaTTGTCAGTTTTGTGAAGAACGAGCTGAAGAAGATCCAGAAGGTTCTGGGTCCACATTACCCAGAATGCTCTAATAGTCagagggaggatgaggaggtgtTGGATGGTGAGTatgaagaacagaggaggagcagcagagaggcgTTTCTGAAGATCACACTGAACTTCCTGAGGAGGAtgaagcaggaggagctggctgactGTCTGCAGAGCAGTAAGAGCACTTTAACGCATTTCACATGATTGAAAGAGAAAATGAGGCAACATGGTCGAGGTTCACATTTTTGATATCTGCTGTTAATATGATGAACACAGTTTTATCAGATCTGTGAATTCGTCTGAGCTGAAACAGAAACTGTTCTGTAAAACTGAAACTGGATGTCTTAACGTTTacattcatttgattgattctTGGATCCACTcattaattacattttgtttttgtccataaGGAACGGTTGGTGCAGTGTGCCGACGCAAACTCAAATCTAACCTGCAGAAGaagttccagtgtgtgtttgaggggatCGCTAAAGCAGGAAACCCAACCCTTCTGAATCAGATctacacagagctctacatcacagagggagggactgCAGAGGTCAATGATGAACATGAGGTCAGACAGATTGAAACAGCATCCAGGAAACCACACAGACCAGAAACAACCATCAGACAAGAAGACATCTTTAAAACCTCACCTGGAAGAGACgaaccaatcagaacagtgaTGACAAAGGGAGTGGCTGGCATTGGGAAAACAGTCTTAACACAGAAGTTCACTCTGGACTGGGCTGAAGACAAAGCCAACCAGGACATACAGTTCACATTTCCATTCACTTTCAGAGAGCTAaatgtgctgaaagagaaaaagtacagcttggtggaacttgttcatcacttctttacTGAAACCAAAGAAGCAGGAATCTGCAGGTTTGAAGAGTTCCAGGTTGTGTTCATCTTTGACGGTCTGGATGAGTGTCGACTTCCTCTGGACTTCCACAACAATGAGATCCTGACTGATGTTACAGAGTCCACCTCAGTGGATGTGCTGCTGACAAACCtcatcagggggaaactgcttccctctgctcgcctctggataaccacacgacctgcagcagccaatcagatccctcctgactgtgttgacatggtgacagaggtcagagggttcactgacccacagaaggaggagtacttcaggaagagattcagagatgaggagcaggccAGCAGAATCATCTCCCACATCAAGACATCACGAAGCCTCCACATCATGTGCCACatcccagtcttctgctggatcactgctacagttctggaggatgtgatgaagaccagagaggaaggagagctgCCCAAGACCCTGACTGAGATGTACATCCACTTCCTGGTGGTTCAGACCAAACTGAAGAATGTCAAgtatgatggaggagctgagacagATCATCACTGGAGTCCAGAGAGCAGGAAGATGATTGAGTCTCTGGGAAAACTGGCTTTTGATCAGCTGCAGAAAGGCAACCTGATCTTCTATGAATCAGACCTGACAGAGTGTGGCATCGATATCAGAGCAGCCTCAGTGTACTcaggagtgttcacacagatctttaaagaggagagaggactgtaccagGACAAGGTGTTCTGCTTCGTCCATCTGAGTGTTCAGGAGTTTCTGGCTGCTCTTCATGTCCATCTGACCTTCAGCAACTCTGGAGTCAATCTGATGGCAGAAGAACCAACAGGCACCTCCCGGCTGTCTAAAGTCTTCAGAGACAAACCTACACTAACACATCTCCACCAGAGTGCTGTGGACAAGGCCTTACAGAGTCCAAATGGACACCTGGACTTGTTCCTTCGCTTCCTCCTGGGTCTGTCACTGCAGAGAAATCAGAGACACCTACGAGGTCTGCTGACACAGACAAAAAGTAGCTCACAGACCAATCAAGAAACAGTTGAGTACATCAAGATGAAGATCAGTG includes:
- the LOC117270730 gene encoding NLR family CARD domain-containing protein 3-like, which encodes MKSDQSVQRYIIFKDGHQSIDKGPGPEPSCVSIRSDWSMERPIDFKGGHQSTDKRFHQLPSGQSAQQHQTHLDSIFMLLEENIVSFVKNELKKIQKVLGPHYPECSNSQREDEEVLDGEYEEQRRSSREAFLKITLNFLRRMKQEELADCLQSRTVGAVCRRKLKSNLQKKFQCVFEGIAKAGNPTLLNQIYTELYITEGGTAEVNDEHEVRQIETASRKPHRPETTIRQEDIFKTSPGRDEPIRTVMTKGVAGIGKTVLTQKFTLDWAEDKANQDIQFTFPFTFRELNVLKEKKYSLVELVHHFFTETKEAGICRFEEFQVVFIFDGLDECRLPLDFHNNEILTDVTESTSVDVLLTNLIRGKLLPSARLWITTRPAAANQIPPDCVDMVTEVRGFTDPQKEEYFRKRFRDEEQASRIISHIKTSRSLHIMCHIPVFCWITATVLEDVMKTREEGELPKTLTEMYIHFLVVQTKLKNVKYDGGAETDHHWSPESRKMIESLGKLAFDQLQKGNLIFYESDLTECGIDIRAASVYSGVFTQIFKEERGLYQDKVFCFVHLSVQEFLAALHVHLTFSNSGVNLMAEEPTGTSRLSKVFRDKPTLTHLHQSAVDKALQSPNGHLDLFLRFLLGLSLQRNQRHLRGLLTQTKSSSQTNQETVEYIKMKISENLFPERSINLFHCLNELKDRSLVEEIQQYLSSGSLSTDKLSPAQWSALGFILLSSEEDLDVFDLKKYSASEEALMRLLPVVKASNKALLSGCNLSERSCEALSSLLSSQSSSLRELDLSNNNLQDSGVKLLCSGLKSPHCRLETLSLSGCLVSEEGCVSLASALSSNPSHLRELDLSYNHPGDSGVKLLSAGLKDSKWRLDTLRVDHGGQQWLSPGLRKYFCELTLDTDTTHRNLKLSDNNTRVTVVRGDDDRPKRFEYWTQLLCRNGLTGRCYWEVEWRGRVRVAVTHRGIRRSRDSNDSWNDECWSLDCSGAGYTVWHNDREIFLSPFFSSSSSSSSSSVSHRVAVYVDCPAGTLSFFRVSSDTLIHLHTFNTTFTEPLYPGFRFWSYESSVSLCSL